The region TGAAACGTGAACGGCTCCGCCGGCAGACCCGCAACAACCAGTGCCGCCAGCAGCGCCGACGCGCCGGGCACCGGCACCACGTCGTGGCCGGCATCGATCACGGCCCGCACCAGCCGCGCACCAGGGTCCGACACCAGCGGCGTGCCGGCGTCCGACACGAGCGCCACGTCCTCACCCGCGTCCAGCCAGGCGACCAGCTGGCCCGCGCGCGCCGCTTCATTGTGCTCGTGGGCGGAGATCAATGGCGTCTCAATGTCGTAGCGCCGCAGCAGGATCGAAGTACGCCGCGTGTCCTCCGCCAGGATGCGGCTCACGCCGTTCAGCACGGCGATCGCGCGCAGCGTGATGTCTTCGAGGTTGCCTACGGGTGTGCTCGTAACATACAGCGTCGACATATGGTTGGGGTAGCCTCGGTCGGATGTTTCCTCGCTGAGGGGAACCGGAACGACGGGAACGACGGCACGGGTATCAGGCCCGGCGGGGCGGCGGATGCGGCAACGGCGGGACCTCATGGATCCCGCCGCTCCCGGTGTCTGTCCACAGCTCCTGGCCCGGTACCGATCCGGCCATCCGGCCCGACACAGGCCGGGCGATCAGCTGAGGTGCTCCTGGATTTTCCGGTCCAGCATGCCCTTCGGCACGGCACCCACCACCGTATCGACGTGCTTCCCGTCCTTGAAGAACAGGATGCTCGGGATGGAGCGGATATTGTATTTCGTTGCAACCTGCTGGTTCGCGTCCACGTCCAGCTTCGCAACCTTCATTCTGCCTGAATACTCACCCGAAAGCTGCTCAATGATGGGGGCGACCATGCGGCACGGCCCACACCAGGCAGCCCAGAAATCGACGATCGAGAGGCCCTGCCCCTTTTCGATCTCCTCGGCGAAGTTTCCGTCGGTGACCTGAATCGGTCCGCCGTTCTCGGCCATCACCATC is a window of Longimicrobiales bacterium DNA encoding:
- the trxA gene encoding thioredoxin — its product is MVMAENGGPIQVTDGNFAEEIEKGQGLSIVDFWAAWCGPCRMVAPIIEQLSGEYSGRMKVAKLDVDANQQVATKYNIRSIPSILFFKDGKHVDTVVGAVPKGMLDRKIQEHLS